A single window of Vibrio gazogenes DNA harbors:
- a CDS encoding EAL and HDOD domain-containing protein, which yields MRYTYVARQPILNAKGVTLGYELLFRDGEMNAFPSHISSERATYRLIAENFLTVGSPSDRRSARCFINFPYKSLIRRLPFTLPKHRIVVEVLETCEPTDELYHVIRDLHRHGYLLALDDFVYSPAWERFLPYVHIVKLDIMALGIDEACQFVREKIADKYQCRFLAERVETEQEFLQTKAAGFSFFQGYYFRKPQVMKKRYVVPEYLTAMNLFIEVCQPEVDFERVEEILSQDVTLSYKLLRFVNALSDRICVNISSFRQALIYLGQDRLKSFVSLTVASYIAVDKPKELYRLSLQRAHFCQLMSSHDVFNELKGQAFMIGLFSVLDAILDISIDDLMEQLPLPEVAKEALAKRKGAFGDLLTIQEHFERGDWHGIETESAKIGLSVEEVSQSLHEALCWSNNAQYIV from the coding sequence ATGCGATATACATATGTTGCCCGTCAGCCAATCCTCAATGCGAAGGGCGTTACGCTAGGCTATGAGTTACTTTTCCGAGATGGGGAAATGAATGCCTTTCCATCTCACATTAGTTCAGAACGGGCAACCTATCGTCTAATTGCTGAAAACTTTCTGACAGTTGGCAGTCCATCGGATCGACGATCGGCGCGTTGCTTTATCAATTTCCCCTATAAAAGTCTGATTCGCCGTCTTCCCTTCACGCTGCCGAAGCACCGGATCGTTGTCGAGGTGCTGGAAACCTGTGAACCGACCGATGAGTTATACCATGTTATCCGTGACTTACACCGCCACGGCTATTTACTGGCACTGGATGATTTTGTCTATTCGCCAGCGTGGGAACGATTTCTCCCTTATGTTCATATTGTTAAATTGGATATCATGGCGTTGGGGATTGATGAGGCTTGTCAGTTTGTTCGAGAAAAAATTGCTGATAAATATCAGTGCCGGTTTCTTGCAGAGCGGGTAGAAACGGAACAAGAATTTCTACAAACTAAAGCTGCCGGGTTCTCCTTTTTTCAAGGTTATTACTTTAGAAAGCCACAGGTGATGAAAAAGCGCTATGTGGTTCCAGAATACCTGACGGCAATGAATTTATTTATTGAAGTCTGTCAGCCTGAGGTGGATTTTGAACGAGTCGAAGAGATCCTCTCACAAGATGTCACGTTGTCTTATAAACTATTACGTTTTGTGAATGCGCTTTCAGATCGCATTTGTGTCAACATCTCCTCGTTCCGCCAAGCGCTTATCTATTTAGGTCAGGATCGACTCAAGTCTTTTGTGTCTCTGACGGTTGCATCTTACATTGCCGTGGATAAGCCCAAAGAACTCTATCGATTATCGCTACAGCGTGCCCATTTTTGTCAACTGATGTCATCCCATGACGTTTTCAATGAGTTGAAAGGGCAGGCATTTATGATTGGTCTGTTTTCTGTGCTCGATGCCATTTTGGATATTTCCATTGATGATTTAATGGAACAGCTACCATTACCCGAAGTCGCGAAAGAAGCTCTGGCGAAGCGTAAAGGTGCTTTTGGCGATCTACTGACGATCCAAGAACATTTTGAACGAGGCGACTGGCATGGCATTGAAACGGAGAGCGCTAAAATCGGTCTATCGGTTGAGGAAGTCAGTCAATCACTCCATGAAGCATTGTGTTGGAGTAACAATGCTCAATATATCGTGTGA
- the rhtB gene encoding homoserine/homoserine lactone efflux protein, which translates to MELHVWLAYVATAIIFSLAPGSGTVNSISNGLNYGIRRSLFAIAGLQLGLAFHILLVGIGVGALVAQSVLAFSLIKWIGVAYLVWLGIQKWRDTSTSFTTESQTSHQPWVMLRKSMLINLTNPKSIVFLVALFPQFIQPESPQMSQLIILGVTTMLIDTLVMLTYTSLAAKLRRYMRSELMMRRLNKVFGSAFLGCGALLAVAKA; encoded by the coding sequence ATGGAACTACACGTCTGGCTTGCTTATGTTGCCACGGCAATTATTTTCAGTCTGGCTCCTGGTTCTGGAACTGTTAATTCCATCAGTAATGGTCTCAATTACGGTATCCGTAGATCTCTGTTTGCGATTGCAGGGCTTCAGTTGGGATTAGCCTTTCATATCTTGCTGGTCGGGATTGGGGTCGGCGCTTTGGTTGCTCAGTCTGTGCTTGCGTTTAGTCTCATTAAGTGGATTGGTGTCGCTTACCTTGTATGGTTGGGTATTCAAAAATGGCGTGATACTAGCACGTCTTTTACGACTGAATCACAGACTTCTCATCAACCTTGGGTTATGTTACGTAAATCAATGTTGATCAATTTAACGAATCCGAAATCAATTGTTTTTCTGGTGGCACTTTTTCCTCAATTTATTCAACCGGAAAGCCCCCAGATGAGCCAACTCATTATTTTAGGTGTCACGACAATGCTCATCGATACTCTGGTGATGCTGACATATACTTCGCTTGCAGCGAAGCTCAGGCGATATATGCGCTCGGAATTGATGATGCGTCGTTTAAATAAGGTGTTTGGATCTGCATTTTTGGGTTGTGGTGCTTTATTGGCTGTGGCAAAAGCCTAG
- a CDS encoding alpha/beta fold hydrolase: protein MNQHTILTFPYTQEFLFEQAVSNDISTFWQERQEGTLRAYDKKRLYWCRFTHPDHDQMILIANGRIESVWKYQELLYDLFRQGYDIYTYDHRGQGLSERLCTDKQIGHVGEFHDYVRDMESILAQTLVSKTYRARFLLAHSMGGAVATRYIQTHPDHEFDAMAFTAPMFGVHIPYLLRPIALPLTQILAALTSEPKYAPGYQGYLSKPFENNPLTHSQTRYRWFRQLYDSHPELRLGGPSAQWVWQSLMAIKQCHQLTRQVTLPTLVIQAGEERIVSNPAQDLFCHKVAKTNPYCTSLKIEGASHELLFESDQYRNPTLDAILRHFSSYRSA from the coding sequence ATGAATCAACATACAATACTGACCTTCCCTTATACGCAAGAGTTTCTCTTTGAGCAAGCCGTCAGCAATGATATTTCAACTTTCTGGCAGGAGAGACAGGAAGGGACACTCCGTGCATATGATAAGAAACGACTCTACTGGTGCCGTTTTACTCACCCCGATCATGACCAAATGATACTGATTGCGAACGGACGCATAGAGTCGGTGTGGAAATATCAGGAGCTTCTCTACGATTTATTCCGTCAAGGCTATGATATTTATACGTATGATCACCGTGGGCAAGGACTGTCTGAGCGACTTTGCACTGATAAGCAGATCGGCCATGTCGGCGAGTTTCATGATTATGTGCGTGATATGGAAAGCATCCTTGCACAAACCTTAGTATCCAAAACTTACCGAGCCCGTTTTCTACTCGCCCACTCGATGGGGGGGGCAGTCGCCACACGCTATATTCAGACCCATCCAGATCATGAATTTGATGCGATGGCATTCACCGCACCGATGTTCGGCGTCCACATCCCCTATTTACTACGTCCGATTGCCCTTCCTTTGACTCAGATTTTGGCTGCACTGACATCTGAGCCGAAATATGCACCGGGTTATCAGGGATACTTATCTAAACCGTTTGAAAATAATCCGCTGACACATAGCCAGACAAGATATCGCTGGTTCAGACAGCTGTATGATAGTCATCCTGAATTAAGATTAGGCGGGCCCAGTGCACAATGGGTCTGGCAAAGCCTCATGGCCATCAAACAATGCCATCAACTGACGCGACAAGTGACGCTGCCCACACTAGTCATACAAGCGGGAGAAGAAAGAATTGTCAGTAATCCTGCCCAGGATTTGTTCTGTCACAAAGTCGCAAAAACCAACCCATACTGCACCAGCCTTAAGATTGAAGGGGCAAGTCATGAATTGCTGTTTGAGAGCGATCAATATCGAAACCCAACTCTGGATGCAATTCTGCGGCACTTTTCATCCTACCGCTCAGCCTGA
- a CDS encoding Cof-type HAD-IIB family hydrolase, whose translation MTLTSKDIRIVASDLDGTLLAPDHKLSPFTKSTLKDLHQKGYTFIFATGRHHVDVAGIREIAGIPAFMITSNGARIHSPDNQLMFSRNVPKDLVQSLIDLCKNDPDIFIHMYHDDQWRLSAIDETIQQYHNESEFTFQMFDPENPPLDNVAKIFFTHRQSSHDALVRYEDILNQRFSGEVTIAFSSPTCLEVMGPEISKGHALQVVANSLNHTLDHCIAFGDGMNDIEMLSMAGRGLVMETAHEKVFSALPQTERIGSHADDAVAHYLHQHLL comes from the coding sequence ATGACGCTTACCAGCAAAGATATTCGTATTGTTGCTTCTGATCTTGATGGTACATTACTCGCTCCAGACCATAAGTTAAGCCCATTTACCAAGAGCACACTGAAAGACCTCCATCAGAAAGGGTATACATTTATCTTTGCAACCGGACGTCACCACGTTGATGTGGCAGGTATCCGTGAAATTGCCGGTATCCCTGCATTCATGATTACCTCGAATGGTGCCCGTATCCATAGCCCGGACAATCAATTGATGTTCAGCCGCAATGTCCCAAAAGATTTGGTGCAAAGTCTGATTGATCTCTGTAAAAATGATCCGGATATCTTCATTCATATGTACCACGATGATCAATGGCGACTCAGTGCGATCGATGAAACGATTCAACAATATCACAACGAATCTGAATTCACGTTTCAGATGTTTGATCCGGAAAATCCACCGTTAGATAATGTGGCAAAAATTTTCTTCACTCACAGGCAGTCCAGCCACGATGCGCTGGTGCGCTATGAGGATATCCTCAATCAACGCTTCTCAGGAGAAGTAACGATCGCATTCTCCAGCCCCACATGCCTTGAAGTGATGGGACCTGAGATATCAAAAGGTCATGCATTACAAGTGGTTGCCAATTCACTGAATCATACATTAGACCACTGTATCGCATTTGGTGACGGGATGAATGATATTGAAATGTTGTCGATGGCTGGTCGAGGACTGGTCATGGAAACTGCGCATGAGAAAGTCTTCTCAGCTTTGCCACAGACTGAACGTATCGGTAGTCATGCGGATGATGCTGTCGCCCACTATCTGCATCAACACTTGTTGTAA